The DNA window CGGTGCAATACTGGCCTCTCTTTGCCTGGTTTCAACCTCACCTGCGCGGTCATCTCTCCTCTACCGCCCATCGCCGGCACCTCAGATGCACTACGCGGCGCGTTGTAGCCTGTATCTTGTACCGATCATCCAGACGATAGCCCACCACCCAAGCTATCCCTTGGGCTCCTTCGATAAGCGGCCAGGCGTCTCGCAAGGCTGCAGGGAGCTTGACGTTGATCATGAACTCGCCTAGTTTAGCGAATTTGCCTCCCATCCCTAGCGGTTGGAAGCGATCGCCGGGCTGGCGCGGGCGGACGATAGGCGCTGGGCCCAGGACGTCGGCATCCAGCCAAGCTTGCCAAGGGTCCAGGTTTTCCGACCACTGAGCGGGAAGCTCATCTGTGGACAGCAAGCGCGCTTCGATCTCCCAGCCTTCTGTTAGGGGGGTGATCCCAGGGCAGGCTAGCGGCCGCGCAGTGAGCACTTGGGGGCCGGCCGGCGTGGGTGTGGCATGCTCATCAGAGATCTCGATACGATCGTAGTCCACGCGTAACATAAGGCCTTGTGGCAGCGTGGCTTTCTCGCCAGTCTCACCCCGTTGTGCCACTCGCAGCGCCTGCTCAATGTGTATGAAGTTGATATCACGGAGGGTACGGCGCAGCCGATGGACGGCCTCTCGTAACGTTGCCCGCTGCAGCCCGCGAGGAAGCGCACGCCAGGCTTTCAGATCAAAGGCGATGGCGCTGGGGGAAGCTGGCCGTTCTACCTGCGTCCAAGCGTCCATCAAAGCCGCGCGCAACACCTCATAATCGTCGGCGATCACCACCGCTGAACGCCGCAGGATCTCACGAATGGCAGGATTATACGTCTCTAGGAACGGGAGGAGCTCATGACGCAAGCGGTTCCGGTAGAACGTGGTATCCAGGTTTGAGCGATCGAAGCGCGGAGTGAGGCCATAGGCGGCGCAGTACGCCTCCACATCGGCTCTGGGCACGTCCAGCAGGGGACGTATCAGCCAGCGGGGGCATTCCTCACCGTTTGGAGGTGAAGCGA is part of the Anaerolineae bacterium genome and encodes:
- the tilS gene encoding tRNA lysidine(34) synthetase TilS — protein: MGAMDVARQVRETIEREKLLAPGDTVVVGVSGGPDSLCLLHVLRALSPALSLTLIVAHLHHGLRGDEADADAEFVRQLAADWGLPCEIGHADVPALARRYRLAIEETARRARYAFLGQVAQRAHAPIVAVAHNADDQTETVLMHFLRGAGISGLRGMLYRTRWGDYRLLEPLERALGDMLASPPNGEECPRWLIRPLLDVPRADVEAYCAAYGLTPRFDRSNLDTTFYRNRLRHELLPFLETYNPAIREILRRSAVVIADDYEVLRAALMDAWTQVERPASPSAIAFDLKAWRALPRGLQRATLREAVHRLRRTLRDINFIHIEQALRVAQRGETGEKATLPQGLMLRVDYDRIEISDEHATPTPAGPQVLTARPLACPGITPLTEGWEIEARLLSTDELPAQWSENLDPWQAWLDADVLGPAPIVRPRQPGDRFQPLGMGGKFAKLGEFMINVKLPAALRDAWPLIEGAQGIAWVVGYRLDDRYKIQATTRRVVHLRCRRWAVEER